A part of Myxococcus landrumus genomic DNA contains:
- a CDS encoding anti-sigma factor family protein, with protein sequence MAGNPACERFVPMLSPYVDGEVTPAERVNVERHLAACRDCTGRTADLRAESGLLRVGLDMAVDDVDFKDFAQKVMARVTPEKPPLFERLKLALSEMFLYQRTAMVSSLATAAVLVAVGLPLLLSDRAPVGYGAERMTVKSIQPYQDARVAPVVMETDNGGTIIWLVDEEPQDGKSPEEDEELEEDLSGGLRDGAKGPRPLAKPKSDVERPSGGPL encoded by the coding sequence ATGGCCGGAAATCCCGCATGTGAGCGTTTCGTCCCCATGCTCTCCCCCTACGTCGACGGGGAGGTGACTCCCGCGGAGCGGGTGAACGTGGAGCGTCATCTCGCCGCGTGCCGCGACTGCACCGGGCGCACCGCGGACCTGCGCGCCGAGTCGGGCCTGCTCCGGGTGGGCCTGGACATGGCGGTGGACGACGTCGACTTCAAGGACTTCGCCCAGAAGGTGATGGCGCGGGTGACGCCGGAGAAGCCGCCCCTCTTCGAGCGGCTGAAGCTGGCCCTGTCTGAGATGTTCCTCTACCAGCGCACCGCCATGGTGTCGTCGCTGGCCACGGCCGCGGTGCTGGTGGCGGTGGGCCTGCCCCTGCTCCTGAGTGACCGGGCGCCGGTGGGCTACGGGGCGGAGCGGATGACGGTGAAGTCCATCCAGCCCTACCAGGACGCGCGCGTGGCGCCGGTGGTGATGGAGACCGACAACGGTGGCACCATCATCTGGCTGGTGGACGAGGAGCCGCAGGATGGCAAGTCGCCCGAAGAGGACGAGGAGCTGGAAGAGGACTTGAGTGGCGGACTTCGCGATGGCGCCAAGGGCCCCCGGCCCCTGGCCAAGCCGAAGTCCGACGTGGAGCGGCCGTCGGGAGGACCCCTGTGA